Proteins co-encoded in one Rhodococcus sp. PAMC28707 genomic window:
- a CDS encoding DUF6542 domain-containing protein, which translates to MAIAGGASFLGFVIDAARGTELTSAFACFYIIGVVAAVVLVRYRGLFTALVQAPLILFVAVPMAYQYFTENPGTGVKDILLNAAIPLVNRFPLMLLGTVLAIGIGGARIYLKRQSTHAPTRSVRDRAKQTRDRTRASRAKTKNAPDSARSPEDRVSGRGPASDGHSTDGERRSTDARRPSAEGRRSRPSAEGRQSTGDRQSRPSTEGRRARRERAEPSYDSPAADPYGADPYRPGPVDADRSTLPPRRAAPRPPQPLAPRQTGMDPRSAPASAHVPPHPLPQVRYRDRTEP; encoded by the coding sequence GTGGCAATCGCCGGCGGTGCCAGTTTTCTCGGTTTCGTCATCGACGCAGCCCGCGGAACCGAGCTGACCTCTGCTTTCGCCTGCTTTTACATCATCGGTGTCGTTGCCGCAGTTGTCCTGGTCCGATATCGCGGCCTCTTCACGGCGCTGGTCCAGGCTCCATTGATCCTGTTCGTCGCGGTCCCCATGGCGTATCAGTACTTCACCGAGAATCCGGGAACCGGCGTGAAGGACATTCTGCTGAATGCCGCTATTCCCCTGGTCAATCGGTTTCCGTTGATGCTGCTGGGCACCGTTCTGGCAATCGGGATCGGCGGTGCACGCATCTACCTCAAGAGGCAGTCCACTCACGCCCCCACTCGCTCGGTCCGCGACAGGGCCAAGCAAACACGTGACCGTACGAGGGCGTCCAGGGCGAAGACGAAGAACGCACCGGATTCAGCGCGCAGTCCAGAGGATCGGGTTTCCGGACGGGGACCCGCATCCGACGGCCACTCGACAGACGGTGAACGCCGAAGTACCGACGCACGCCGGCCGAGCGCCGAGGGCCGCAGGAGCCGTCCAAGTGCCGAAGGCCGCCAGAGCACCGGAGACCGCCAGAGCCGTCCGAGCACCGAGGGACGTCGAGCGCGGCGCGAACGCGCCGAGCCGTCCTATGACAGCCCGGCCGCCGACCCATATGGCGCCGACCCGTATCGACCCGGACCGGTCGACGCGGATCGGTCGACGCTCCCGCCGAGGCGGGCCGCACCCCGACCGCCGCAGCCACTGGCGCCCCGCCAAACCGGTATGGATCCGCGTTCGGCACCGGCAAGCGCACATGTCCCGCCGCATCCGCTCCCGCAGGTTCGCTACCGGGACCGCACCGAACCCTGA
- a CDS encoding 4-hydroxy-3-methylbut-2-enyl diphosphate reductase codes for MSSAVPLNLGIARPSGADSAPYTGGKRVLLAEPRGYCAGVDRAVETVEKALEQHGAPVYVRKEIVHNRHVVETLADRGAVFVEETDEVPEGALLVFSAHGVSPAVHASAAERQLRTIDATCPLVTKVHQEAKRFARDDYDILLIGHEGHEEVEGTAGEAPEHVQLVDGPDSVDDVTVRDPNKVIWLSQTTLSVDETMLTVARLRERFPTLQDPPSDDICYATQNRQVAVKVMAPECDLVIVVGSTNSSNSVRLVEVALSAGARASYLVDYAKEIDLAWLTGVQTVGITSGASVPEILVQGVIDLLSEHGYADVQPVTTANETLVFSLPRELRPTKA; via the coding sequence ATGTCTTCGGCTGTTCCACTGAACCTGGGTATCGCACGTCCATCGGGCGCTGATTCCGCCCCTTACACCGGAGGAAAACGAGTACTCCTGGCAGAGCCACGCGGCTACTGCGCCGGCGTCGATCGCGCGGTCGAGACCGTGGAGAAGGCGCTGGAGCAGCATGGTGCTCCGGTGTACGTCCGTAAGGAGATCGTGCACAACCGGCATGTCGTCGAGACGTTGGCCGATCGCGGGGCCGTCTTCGTCGAGGAGACCGACGAGGTGCCTGAAGGCGCACTGTTGGTGTTTTCCGCGCACGGCGTATCGCCCGCGGTACACGCTTCGGCTGCGGAGCGTCAGCTCCGCACCATCGACGCCACCTGCCCCCTCGTCACCAAGGTTCACCAGGAAGCCAAACGGTTCGCCCGCGACGACTACGACATTCTGTTGATCGGCCACGAAGGGCACGAGGAAGTGGAAGGCACTGCCGGTGAGGCGCCTGAACATGTGCAGCTCGTGGACGGCCCGGACTCTGTCGACGACGTCACCGTGCGTGATCCGAACAAGGTCATCTGGCTGTCGCAGACCACACTCAGCGTCGACGAGACGATGCTCACGGTCGCACGTCTACGTGAGCGCTTCCCGACATTGCAGGATCCGCCGAGCGACGACATTTGCTACGCGACACAGAACCGTCAGGTCGCGGTGAAGGTGATGGCACCCGAGTGCGATCTGGTGATCGTCGTCGGGTCGACGAACTCCTCCAACTCTGTCCGGCTGGTAGAAGTGGCACTTTCCGCCGGTGCGCGCGCCAGCTACCTCGTCGATTACGCGAAGGAGATCGACCTGGCCTGGCTGACCGGAGTGCAGACCGTCGGCATCACTTCGGGTGCGTCGGTGCCGGAGATTCTTGTACAGGGAGTCATCGATCTGCTGTCCGAGCACGGCTATGCCGATGTTCAGCCCGTGACCACGGCCAACGAAACTCTCGTCTTCTCACTGCCGCGCGAGCTTCGGCCGACCAAGGCCTGA
- a CDS encoding exonuclease SbcCD subunit D, with product MKILHTSDWHIGRTFHGVDLLADQAAALAAIADLVATQRIDVVVVPGDIYDRAVPSADAVLVCNRGLEAIRAAGAVIVATSGNHDSPARLGAGAAFASAGGLHLMTRVGEVGTPVVIDDEFGPVAFYGIPYLEPETTRIELDVPGARSHADVLDAAMERITADLGGRRSGADHVRSVVLAHAFVVGGEATGSERSISVGGVETVAASAFDGVDYVALGHLHSPQTLTDRVRYSGSPLPYSFGERSHRKAVWILQLDADGLGAVERVDLPVVRGLSRIEGTVEELTTASEFADAEEHYVSAVLTDPIRPVDAMRALRARFPHAVHLEWSRPAGTSELRYRDRVRGRTDIDIATSFVTDMRTTPEAREVSLLERALAAVQREDVSRDDERVEQYELSGRSA from the coding sequence ATGAAGATCCTGCACACCTCGGACTGGCACATCGGCCGCACGTTCCACGGCGTCGACCTGCTTGCCGACCAGGCTGCTGCGCTGGCGGCCATTGCGGATCTGGTTGCCACACAAAGAATCGACGTGGTGGTCGTGCCGGGTGACATCTATGATCGCGCCGTGCCGAGCGCAGATGCGGTCCTCGTATGCAACAGGGGACTGGAAGCCATCCGTGCGGCTGGCGCTGTCATCGTGGCGACCTCGGGCAATCATGATTCGCCGGCGCGGCTCGGTGCGGGTGCAGCATTCGCCTCGGCAGGCGGTTTGCATCTGATGACCCGTGTGGGCGAGGTAGGCACTCCGGTGGTGATCGACGACGAGTTCGGTCCGGTCGCCTTCTACGGAATTCCTTATCTGGAGCCGGAAACCACGCGGATCGAACTCGACGTTCCCGGTGCGCGGTCGCACGCGGATGTGTTGGATGCGGCGATGGAGCGCATCACCGCAGATCTCGGCGGCCGACGGAGCGGTGCGGATCACGTGCGATCGGTGGTGCTGGCTCATGCGTTCGTCGTCGGTGGTGAAGCGACCGGTTCCGAGCGTTCGATCTCGGTAGGTGGGGTCGAGACCGTTGCAGCATCTGCATTCGACGGTGTCGACTATGTTGCGCTGGGCCACTTGCATTCTCCGCAGACGCTGACCGACCGTGTTCGTTATTCGGGCTCGCCGTTGCCGTATTCGTTCGGTGAGCGGTCTCACCGGAAAGCTGTGTGGATACTCCAACTCGATGCGGACGGTCTGGGCGCGGTCGAGAGAGTGGATTTGCCGGTCGTCCGTGGTTTGAGCCGGATCGAAGGCACCGTCGAAGAGCTGACCACTGCAAGCGAATTCGCCGACGCCGAAGAGCACTACGTGTCGGCCGTCCTGACCGATCCGATTCGTCCGGTCGATGCCATGCGCGCGCTGCGTGCCCGCTTCCCGCACGCTGTTCACCTCGAATGGTCGCGTCCTGCAGGCACTTCCGAGCTGCGGTATCGTGATCGCGTGCGCGGTCGCACCGATATCGACATTGCCACCTCGTTCGTCACCGACATGCGAACTACTCCCGAAGCGCGGGAGGTTTCGTTGCTCGAACGGGCATTGGCTGCGGTGCAGCGCGAGGACGTTTCCCGTGACGACGAGCGTGTCGAGCAGTACGAGTTGTCCGGACGCAGCGCATGA
- a CDS encoding exodeoxyribonuclease VII small subunit yields the protein MGYEAARDELVDVVKVLEQGGLDLDASLALWERGELLATRCEEHLAGARKRVENALAHVKDQD from the coding sequence ATGGGCTACGAGGCTGCCCGAGACGAACTGGTCGACGTGGTGAAGGTTCTCGAACAGGGTGGCCTCGATCTCGACGCATCGCTCGCCTTGTGGGAACGAGGCGAATTGCTCGCGACCCGCTGCGAGGAGCACCTCGCCGGCGCACGCAAGCGCGTCGAGAATGCCCTCGCACACGTGAAGGACCAGGACTGA
- a CDS encoding lipid droplet-associated protein translates to MTRVPFAARVAAGVVVTVVEEARKLPGTAVTFPMTVVSEILASSMRLQQQVTALAIKGDEVISLLPLVGTPAQDQPSWAVFDDDHAPPSLNENEELDVPDHEPVAATGRFALYSTPPAEVEEEVQAVTSTERPEIVDLVDYDALALAQLRARLRTLSLEDLETLLDYEADSRARAPFLTMLENRITTAKAK, encoded by the coding sequence ATGACTCGTGTCCCTTTTGCTGCACGTGTGGCCGCGGGCGTGGTGGTGACCGTCGTCGAAGAGGCGCGCAAGCTCCCCGGTACCGCGGTCACCTTTCCAATGACGGTCGTCAGCGAAATACTGGCCAGCTCGATGCGCCTTCAACAGCAGGTCACCGCTCTCGCGATCAAGGGCGACGAGGTCATCTCGTTGTTGCCTCTCGTCGGAACCCCCGCTCAGGACCAGCCGTCTTGGGCTGTGTTCGACGACGACCATGCCCCGCCCTCGCTGAACGAGAACGAAGAGCTCGACGTCCCGGACCACGAGCCTGTCGCTGCGACCGGTCGTTTCGCGTTGTACTCCACTCCGCCGGCCGAGGTCGAGGAAGAAGTGCAGGCCGTGACGTCCACCGAGCGACCGGAGATCGTCGACCTCGTCGATTACGACGCCCTAGCGCTCGCACAATTACGTGCTCGTCTGCGCACCCTGTCCCTCGAGGACTTGGAGACGCTCCTCGACTACGAGGCCGATTCGCGCGCACGTGCTCCGTTCCTGACGATGCTCGAGAACCGAATCACCACAGCGAAAGCCAAGTGA
- the glpX gene encoding class II fructose-bisphosphatase, protein MTTSTESTRAMAPDRNLALELVRVTEAGALASGRWVGRGDKEGGDGAAVDAMRQLVSSVSMRGVVVIGEGEKDEAPMLYNGEQVGNGNGPEVDFAVDPVDGTTLMAKGMPNAISVLAVAERGAMFDPSAVFYMEKIAVGPDYADVIDITAPVAENIARIAKVKKGSASDVTVCILDRPRHAELIQAVRDAGSRIRLISDGDVAGAIAAARPDSGTDLLIGIGGTPEGIIAAAAMRCMDGALQGRLAPMDDEEKQKAIDAGHDLDRVLNTIDLVSGENVFFTATGVTDGDLLRGVRYAGGGAHTQSIVMRSKSGTVRMIDAYHRLEKLREYSSVDFDGDTSGQAPSF, encoded by the coding sequence ATGACGACCAGCACCGAGTCCACCCGCGCCATGGCGCCAGATCGCAATCTCGCCCTAGAACTCGTACGAGTCACCGAGGCCGGCGCACTCGCCTCGGGCCGCTGGGTAGGACGTGGCGACAAGGAAGGCGGCGACGGAGCAGCGGTGGACGCTATGCGTCAGCTGGTCAGCTCGGTCTCCATGCGCGGCGTCGTCGTGATCGGCGAAGGCGAGAAGGACGAAGCGCCGATGCTCTACAACGGCGAGCAGGTCGGCAACGGCAACGGGCCGGAGGTCGACTTCGCCGTCGACCCCGTCGACGGAACCACGCTGATGGCCAAGGGCATGCCGAACGCGATCTCCGTGCTGGCCGTCGCCGAGCGCGGCGCCATGTTCGACCCCTCGGCGGTGTTCTACATGGAGAAGATTGCCGTCGGGCCCGACTACGCCGATGTCATCGACATCACAGCTCCGGTTGCCGAGAACATCGCTCGGATCGCCAAGGTCAAGAAGGGATCCGCATCCGATGTCACCGTGTGCATCCTGGATCGCCCCCGTCACGCAGAACTGATTCAGGCCGTTCGCGACGCAGGGTCACGCATCCGGCTCATCTCCGACGGTGACGTCGCAGGCGCGATCGCAGCCGCACGTCCCGATTCCGGCACGGATCTGCTGATCGGCATCGGCGGCACCCCCGAGGGCATCATCGCTGCCGCTGCGATGCGTTGCATGGACGGCGCCCTGCAGGGCCGCCTCGCCCCCATGGACGACGAAGAGAAGCAGAAAGCGATCGACGCCGGTCACGACCTCGACCGTGTCCTCAACACCATCGACTTGGTGTCGGGTGAAAACGTATTCTTCACCGCTACCGGCGTCACCGACGGCGATCTGCTGCGCGGCGTGCGCTACGCGGGCGGCGGTGCGCACACTCAGTCCATCGTGATGCGCTCCAAGTCCGGCACCGTTCGAATGATCGACGCGTACCACCGCCTCGAGAAGCTGCGCGAGTACTCCTCGGTCGATTTCGACGGCGACACGAGCGGTCAGGCTCCTTCTTTCTGA
- a CDS encoding DUF4245 domain-containing protein: protein MANSKPRILNNNRDMVWSLIPLVIACLLIAGIASQCTLSPGGPTQGPIPNFDVAAAMQYDASEVDFPIRNPKVPDDWTPNSGSRGSIAGDQGGDTSTVGYISGAGRYNRLTQSNASEDVLVPFAVGEPRFASGTQSIDGKEWVVYTQQSEEPVWVTDLGDVRLLITGSGSSEEFTTLAAATTQATPLTP from the coding sequence GTGGCGAACAGTAAACCCCGGATCCTGAACAACAACCGTGACATGGTCTGGTCCCTCATTCCGCTAGTGATCGCCTGTCTGTTGATTGCCGGAATTGCCAGTCAGTGCACGTTGAGCCCAGGCGGGCCGACGCAGGGACCGATCCCGAACTTCGACGTCGCCGCGGCAATGCAGTACGACGCGTCCGAGGTCGACTTCCCGATCCGCAACCCCAAGGTTCCCGACGACTGGACGCCTAACTCGGGAAGCCGCGGATCCATCGCAGGCGATCAGGGTGGGGACACCAGCACTGTCGGATACATCTCCGGTGCCGGGCGCTACAACCGGCTCACGCAATCGAACGCAAGTGAAGACGTGCTCGTGCCGTTCGCTGTCGGCGAGCCTCGATTCGCCTCGGGAACTCAGTCGATCGACGGCAAGGAGTGGGTCGTCTACACGCAACAGAGCGAAGAGCCGGTGTGGGTGACGGACCTGGGTGACGTGCGGCTGCTCATCACCGGTAGCGGATCTTCCGAGGAATTCACCACGCTCGCCGCTGCGACTACCCAAGCGACACCCCTGACACCTTGA
- the xseA gene encoding exodeoxyribonuclease VII large subunit yields the protein MKVAGWIDRLGSVWVEGQLTQINARPGTRTAFLVLRDPSADMSLSVTCSPQLLERSPVPLTEGAQVILYGKLSFYTGRGTVSLRATDIRAVGVGELLARVERLRSLLAAEGLFDPRLKRPLPFLPSTIGLITARASAAEKDVLTVAQRRWPAVRFEVRHTPVQGPQAVPAILGALKELNDNSDVDVIILARGGGSVEDLLPFSDEALCRAISAATTPIVSAIGHEPDSPLSDHVADLRAATPTDAAKLVVPDAVAEQNLVADLRSRTAAALRNWVAREARGLEMIRHRPVLADPIAGIERRREEITRLREATRRDVLRELAKQETLVEHLRNRSQALGPAATLARGYAVVQRMVAGGDPEVLRSVDDAPPGTQIRVRVADGAVTAAVMGKVR from the coding sequence ATGAAAGTCGCCGGGTGGATCGACCGACTCGGGAGCGTCTGGGTCGAGGGCCAACTGACCCAGATCAATGCCAGGCCAGGTACACGGACCGCGTTTCTCGTCCTGCGTGATCCGTCGGCCGACATGTCACTGTCGGTCACCTGCTCGCCGCAACTGCTGGAGCGGTCACCGGTCCCACTGACCGAAGGCGCGCAGGTCATCCTGTACGGCAAGCTGTCTTTCTACACCGGCCGAGGCACAGTCTCATTGCGTGCCACCGACATTCGGGCCGTCGGTGTCGGCGAACTCCTTGCCCGAGTCGAACGTCTACGCAGCCTCCTGGCTGCCGAAGGCCTGTTCGATCCGCGCCTCAAACGGCCACTTCCATTTCTTCCCAGCACGATCGGCCTGATCACCGCGCGCGCAAGTGCCGCCGAGAAGGACGTTCTGACCGTTGCGCAAAGGCGTTGGCCGGCAGTACGATTCGAAGTCAGACACACTCCTGTACAGGGCCCGCAGGCAGTGCCCGCGATCCTCGGCGCATTGAAAGAACTCAACGACAACAGCGACGTCGACGTCATCATCCTGGCCCGCGGAGGCGGTAGCGTCGAAGATCTGCTGCCGTTCTCCGACGAGGCACTGTGCCGCGCGATCTCGGCCGCGACCACACCGATCGTCAGCGCCATCGGACACGAACCGGACAGCCCGCTCAGCGATCACGTCGCCGACCTACGTGCCGCGACTCCGACCGACGCCGCCAAGCTGGTGGTGCCCGACGCCGTAGCCGAGCAGAATCTCGTCGCCGACCTGAGGTCCAGAACTGCTGCTGCGCTCCGGAACTGGGTCGCCAGAGAAGCGCGTGGGCTCGAGATGATCCGACATCGACCGGTCCTTGCCGACCCGATCGCAGGTATCGAGCGTCGCCGCGAGGAGATCACGCGACTGCGCGAGGCAACCCGACGCGACGTTCTGCGCGAACTCGCGAAACAGGAAACCCTCGTCGAACACTTACGAAATCGATCGCAAGCCCTCGGGCCCGCAGCGACGCTGGCGCGTGGCTACGCCGTCGTGCAACGCATGGTCGCCGGCGGCGATCCCGAGGTGTTGCGTTCGGTCGATGACGCACCACCGGGAACACAGATCCGAGTACGAGTGGCCGACGGCGCAGTGACTGCCGCGGTCATGGGCAAAGTTCGATAG
- a CDS encoding DNA recombination protein RmuC: MNALTAVGMAFAFALGAALGWLLHSSRFGDRAVRAEEQLAALRDNEALLRRSLDAVNEDSARRHSGAIGQQVSHLVEPLHDAVDALTEQVRQVEHSRIRAYAGLTEQVTGMQRASVHLSTQTSQLVTALRAPQIRGRWGEIQLERVVELAGMVKHCDFDTQVTRDGVRPDMIVRLAGGRQIVVDAKVPFAAYLDAAQEEDADARSKQLTRHARHLRTHVDQLSAKEYWRSFEPTPEFVILFVPGDPFLDAALTSDSSLLEYAFTRNVILATPTTLVALLRTVAYTWKQESLAEDAARIQMLGRELYSRLGVVAAHLDKLGGHLGKAVDSFNSTVSSVDSRVTVTARKLSELELFDTEVVEVRRVDSRPKVSDSSHPLHQFGHVSDAVG; this comes from the coding sequence ATGAACGCACTTACCGCTGTCGGAATGGCATTCGCCTTCGCTCTCGGGGCAGCCCTCGGATGGTTGTTGCACTCGAGCAGGTTCGGAGATCGTGCGGTGCGCGCCGAGGAACAGTTGGCGGCACTCCGCGACAACGAGGCGCTGCTGCGAAGATCTCTCGATGCCGTCAACGAGGATTCGGCCCGCAGGCATTCAGGAGCAATCGGCCAACAGGTGTCACATCTGGTGGAACCGCTGCACGACGCCGTAGACGCGCTCACCGAGCAGGTAAGACAGGTAGAGCACAGTCGAATCCGGGCATACGCCGGTCTGACCGAGCAGGTGACCGGGATGCAACGCGCATCGGTTCATCTGTCAACGCAGACGTCCCAACTGGTCACCGCGTTGCGCGCACCGCAGATTCGTGGACGTTGGGGTGAGATACAACTCGAACGGGTCGTCGAGCTCGCCGGCATGGTCAAGCACTGCGATTTCGACACCCAGGTCACCCGGGACGGGGTTCGCCCGGACATGATCGTCCGGTTGGCAGGCGGTCGGCAGATTGTGGTGGATGCCAAAGTTCCGTTCGCGGCCTATCTCGACGCCGCGCAGGAGGAAGACGCCGATGCTCGAAGCAAGCAGTTGACTCGGCATGCTCGGCACCTGCGAACACATGTTGATCAATTGTCGGCCAAGGAATATTGGCGCTCGTTCGAACCGACGCCCGAGTTCGTGATTCTATTCGTCCCAGGTGACCCGTTTCTCGACGCCGCGCTCACGTCCGATTCGTCGCTGCTGGAATACGCATTCACCAGGAATGTGATACTTGCCACTCCCACGACTTTGGTCGCCCTTCTACGCACGGTTGCGTACACGTGGAAGCAGGAGTCGCTCGCCGAGGACGCCGCTCGAATTCAGATGCTCGGACGAGAGCTGTATTCCAGACTCGGAGTCGTTGCCGCGCACCTGGACAAGCTCGGCGGGCATCTCGGCAAGGCAGTCGACTCCTTCAACTCCACCGTGTCTTCGGTCGATTCCAGGGTCACAGTGACAGCACGCAAACTATCCGAGCTCGAGCTTTTCGATACCGAAGTCGTCGAGGTCCGCCGGGTCGACAGCCGACCGAAAGTGTCCGATTCGTCGCATCCGTTGCACCAGTTCGGTCACGTCAGCGACGCAGTCGGGTGA